One window from the genome of Amycolatopsis sp. NBC_01480 encodes:
- a CDS encoding aminotransferase class I/II-fold pyridoxal phosphate-dependent enzyme — MTDQAAERAPISGTTAGEISESVRNLVGTGRLRPGDAVPPIRELATELGVHRNTVAAAYRMLVAAGVAETRGRRGTVVASLPRLDGEAAANTELVDLSSGNPDPSLLPDIAAALAKLDYHPQMYGSLAVEPRLAAWARTTFTPEVDAPFEVSVTHGAVDAVERLLVAHLTRGDLVALEDPCFYASSGTVRLNGFRAAPVPVDAEGLDPRALKSTLDAGVRAVVITPRVHSPTGVSLTAERAREIRSVLAHYPHVLVIEDDHFSAISRHPYHRATPDTARRWALVRSVAKFLGPDLRVAVVASDPDTSERLGTRLRPGATWVSRLLQQLVVELLESDAAAGQFARARLAYAERVDTLRAELAAEGVETPFPTDGFNVWVPTPHGSAAPVAALREAGWSVRDGGPFLTPASTASPGIRITAAKLTQPQARELAQRLGAVLRSTSG; from the coding sequence GTGACGGACCAGGCCGCGGAGCGCGCGCCGATCAGCGGGACCACGGCGGGGGAGATCTCCGAGAGCGTGCGGAACCTGGTCGGCACCGGCCGGCTGCGGCCGGGTGACGCGGTCCCGCCGATCCGCGAGCTGGCCACGGAACTCGGGGTGCACCGCAACACCGTGGCCGCGGCCTACCGCATGCTCGTCGCCGCCGGCGTGGCCGAAACGCGGGGCCGGCGCGGCACGGTCGTCGCCTCGCTCCCCCGGCTGGACGGGGAGGCGGCCGCGAACACCGAGCTGGTCGACCTCTCCAGCGGCAACCCCGATCCGTCGCTGCTGCCGGACATCGCGGCGGCGCTGGCCAAACTCGACTACCACCCGCAGATGTACGGGAGCCTCGCCGTCGAGCCGCGCCTGGCCGCGTGGGCGCGCACGACGTTCACGCCGGAGGTCGACGCGCCGTTCGAGGTGTCCGTGACGCACGGCGCGGTGGACGCCGTCGAGCGGCTGCTGGTCGCGCACCTGACCCGGGGCGACCTCGTCGCGCTGGAAGACCCGTGTTTCTACGCCAGCTCGGGCACCGTGCGGCTCAACGGTTTCCGCGCCGCGCCCGTGCCGGTGGACGCCGAGGGCCTGGACCCGCGCGCCCTGAAGTCCACATTGGACGCCGGGGTCCGCGCCGTGGTCATCACCCCCCGCGTGCACAGCCCCACCGGCGTCAGCCTGACCGCCGAGCGCGCGCGGGAGATCCGCTCGGTGCTGGCGCACTACCCGCACGTGCTGGTGATCGAGGACGACCACTTCTCCGCGATCTCCCGTCACCCCTACCACCGGGCGACGCCGGACACGGCGCGGCGGTGGGCGCTGGTGCGGTCGGTGGCGAAGTTCCTCGGCCCGGACCTGCGCGTCGCGGTGGTGGCGTCCGATCCGGACACCAGCGAACGGCTCGGCACCCGGCTGCGCCCCGGCGCGACCTGGGTGAGCCGGCTGCTGCAACAGCTTGTTGTCGAGCTGCTCGAATCGGACGCGGCGGCCGGGCAGTTCGCGCGGGCCCGCCTTGCTTATGCCGAACGGGTGGACACACTTCGCGCCGAGCTGGCGGCGGAGGGCGTGGAAACGCCGTTTCCGACCGACGGTTTCAACGTCTGGGTCCCGACGCCACATGGTTCGGCCGCACCGGTGGCCGCTTTGCGCGAGGCCGGCTGGTCGGTCCGGGACGGCGGCCCGTTCCTGACCCCGGCGAGCACGGCGTCACCGGGAATCCGCATCACCGCGGCGAAACTGACCCAGCCGCAGGCTCGCGAACTAGCACAACGGCTGGGCGCGGTACTGCGCTCGACGTCCGGCTGA
- a CDS encoding FMN-binding negative transcriptional regulator — protein MTNYEGDAMHLPKQFEVSAEDTAALLSKGGFGHLVTPAPDGSLEVTSMPLLYDAESHSLVGHLARPNPQWRYAGEAESVAIIPGVDAYVTPSYYPSKQETQKAVPTWNYEALYVHGRPHAHDDRDWLREHVTRLTDNHESGRPAPWQVSDAPDRFIASQLKGIVGIQLVITRVVAKAKLNQNRSAADRSGVIRGLAQGTPPEQETAAQMVALGLDNG, from the coding sequence GTGACAAACTACGAGGGAGACGCGATGCACCTGCCCAAGCAGTTCGAGGTGTCCGCGGAGGACACCGCGGCCCTGCTGAGCAAGGGCGGATTCGGCCACCTGGTCACCCCCGCCCCGGACGGCTCGCTGGAGGTGACCTCGATGCCGCTCCTCTACGACGCGGAGAGCCACTCGCTCGTCGGCCACCTGGCGCGGCCGAACCCGCAGTGGCGCTACGCCGGTGAGGCCGAGTCGGTGGCGATCATCCCGGGCGTGGACGCGTACGTGACGCCGTCGTACTACCCGAGCAAGCAGGAGACCCAGAAGGCGGTGCCGACCTGGAACTACGAGGCCCTGTACGTCCACGGCCGGCCGCACGCGCACGACGACCGCGACTGGCTGCGCGAGCACGTCACCCGGCTGACCGACAACCACGAGAGCGGCCGCCCGGCGCCGTGGCAGGTTTCCGACGCGCCGGACCGGTTCATCGCTTCGCAGCTCAAGGGAATCGTCGGGATCCAGCTGGTGATCACCCGCGTGGTGGCGAAGGCGAAGCTGAACCAGAACCGCAGCGCCGCCGACCGCAGCGGCGTCATCCGCGGGCTGGCGCAGGGCACCCCGCCGGAGCAGGAGACCGCGGCCCAGATGGTCGCCCTCGGACTGGACAACGGATGA
- a CDS encoding CHAT domain-containing protein yields MDATEEKLRTRVMYLRWQLEGTSQAHPERAARLAELTGALLRFFTRTGEIQALREAVTTGRTAVALTAADRPEYSRYVGELRQLLLLLFENTTDLDPRRLEQAVRWSRPLPGEPAPDSDAAAGLAELAAAFRREFDQTDDLPTLRDAVATARSAVAAVRPDDPLRDSYRADLASLLWLLAGREGEPAALDEAVRILREPANPRDARPQLLSLVLKRKYELTGDVQALREAVDVARSAVREDSARAKANLADELRMLSERTSDLAMAREAVGLARAAAEEVRETEPDWAEIQSILAASLTNLAARTGNGLTLDEAVREAGKAANATSPFHPDYLARVNVLHRALTVQYAKSADPPLLDRIVAVARDLAGTAPADHPDRGRYLAYLSGALREVFLSRRENRVEDLRDSVEFARQAVKSTAPNHPDRAAILFGLGDVLSLFYARTRDSSALREYTRVNSALAKMTGTSAGRRIAAAQRAASADLRLGRVRHAVELVGLATELLPQLGFRDVDRADREHRVSAAHRLPATAAAAAIAAGRPGYAVELLEQTRGIVFSGTLDTREDAAELRRAAPGLLPEFEELRDRINDADHEIAAASFGEPPSRELAARREALSRQWDDLLERIRQHPDLTGFQRPTPITELCRHANKGPIVSVVADESRAYALIVRNDPADPVHVEELPPAVTRDSVLDKAEVFRQARSVALDLNQPSRARREAQPRMLEILAWIWENITEPVLRRLEYTEPPAPDKPWPRVWWCPVGVVTMLPLHAAGRHGSAEGTDSLLDRVVSSYTPSIRALAYARRPGPETTSALVVSVPEAPESPPLTGAAEEADLFREFIPTATIRPAADAPVRRENVVELLREHGIVHFACHGYADLNNPSASRLLLPDHTTDPLTLHAITRLKLNGAQLAYLSACSTTETNQEQADEATHLTAAFQLAGYRNVVGTLWPINDQAALKAARAFYEALTSGGTKPPDPDAAAPALHHAVRTMRAGKPALPSRWAAYLHSGA; encoded by the coding sequence ATGGACGCAACCGAAGAGAAGCTGCGCACGCGGGTCATGTACCTCCGGTGGCAGCTCGAGGGGACGTCCCAGGCCCATCCGGAACGGGCGGCGCGGCTGGCCGAGCTGACCGGGGCATTGCTGCGGTTCTTCACTCGGACAGGGGAAATCCAGGCGCTGCGCGAAGCCGTCACGACCGGCCGGACCGCGGTCGCACTCACCGCCGCGGACCGTCCCGAGTACAGCCGTTACGTGGGGGAACTCCGTCAGCTCTTGCTGCTGCTGTTCGAGAACACCACCGATCTCGACCCGCGAAGGCTCGAGCAGGCGGTGCGGTGGTCGCGTCCGTTGCCGGGCGAACCGGCCCCCGACAGTGATGCTGCCGCCGGATTGGCCGAGCTGGCCGCCGCCTTCCGAAGGGAATTCGACCAAACCGACGACCTGCCGACGTTGCGCGACGCGGTCGCCACCGCTCGTTCAGCCGTCGCGGCGGTCCGGCCGGACGATCCACTCCGCGACTCGTACCGGGCCGATCTCGCGTCGCTGTTGTGGCTGCTGGCCGGACGCGAGGGTGAGCCGGCGGCGCTGGACGAAGCCGTGCGCATCCTGCGGGAGCCGGCGAACCCGCGCGACGCTCGGCCACAGCTGCTGTCCCTTGTCCTGAAACGGAAGTACGAGCTGACCGGGGATGTCCAGGCGCTGCGGGAGGCGGTCGACGTCGCTCGTTCCGCCGTCCGCGAGGACAGCGCGCGGGCCAAGGCAAACCTGGCCGACGAGCTGCGGATGCTGTCGGAAAGAACAAGCGACCTGGCGATGGCGCGCGAAGCGGTGGGCCTCGCACGCGCTGCGGCGGAAGAGGTTCGGGAAACCGAGCCGGACTGGGCGGAGATCCAGTCCATCCTGGCCGCCTCGTTGACGAATCTGGCCGCGCGGACCGGTAACGGCCTGACGCTGGACGAGGCCGTCCGGGAGGCGGGGAAGGCGGCGAACGCGACCTCGCCGTTCCATCCGGATTACCTGGCGCGGGTGAACGTGCTCCACCGCGCGTTGACCGTGCAGTACGCGAAGTCGGCGGATCCCCCGCTGCTGGACCGGATCGTGGCGGTGGCCCGTGATCTGGCCGGCACCGCGCCCGCGGACCACCCAGACCGAGGGCGGTACCTGGCGTATCTCAGCGGCGCCCTGCGCGAGGTTTTCCTGAGCCGGCGCGAGAACAGGGTCGAAGACCTGCGGGACTCGGTCGAGTTCGCGAGACAGGCCGTGAAGAGCACCGCGCCGAACCACCCCGATCGCGCCGCCATCCTGTTCGGCCTCGGCGACGTGCTCAGCCTGTTTTACGCCCGGACCCGGGACAGTTCCGCGCTGCGCGAATACACCCGGGTCAATTCCGCGCTCGCGAAAATGACCGGCACGTCGGCGGGCCGGCGCATCGCCGCGGCCCAGCGAGCCGCGAGCGCGGATCTTCGGCTCGGCCGCGTCCGGCACGCGGTGGAGCTGGTCGGGCTCGCCACGGAATTGCTGCCACAGCTGGGTTTCCGGGATGTGGACCGCGCCGATCGGGAGCACCGGGTCAGTGCCGCGCACCGGCTGCCCGCGACCGCCGCCGCGGCCGCCATCGCCGCCGGCCGGCCCGGATACGCGGTCGAACTGCTGGAGCAGACGCGCGGGATCGTGTTCTCCGGAACCCTGGACACGCGCGAGGACGCCGCCGAGCTGAGGCGGGCCGCACCCGGCCTCCTGCCGGAGTTCGAGGAGCTGCGCGACCGGATCAACGACGCCGATCACGAGATCGCGGCGGCTTCGTTCGGCGAACCGCCTTCACGCGAACTCGCCGCGCGCCGCGAGGCCCTCAGCCGGCAGTGGGATGACCTGCTCGAACGGATTCGGCAGCATCCCGATCTGACCGGCTTCCAACGGCCGACGCCGATCACCGAGCTTTGCCGGCACGCAAACAAAGGCCCGATCGTCTCGGTGGTGGCCGACGAATCGCGCGCGTATGCCCTGATCGTCCGGAACGATCCCGCCGACCCGGTGCACGTCGAGGAGCTTCCCCCGGCGGTCACGAGGGATTCCGTCCTCGACAAGGCGGAGGTTTTCCGCCAGGCACGCAGTGTTGCGCTCGACCTGAACCAGCCTTCGCGCGCACGGCGCGAGGCTCAGCCGCGGATGCTCGAGATCCTGGCTTGGATCTGGGAAAACATCACCGAGCCCGTGCTGCGGCGGCTCGAGTACACCGAACCGCCGGCGCCCGACAAGCCCTGGCCCCGAGTTTGGTGGTGCCCAGTCGGCGTGGTCACCATGCTGCCCCTCCACGCCGCGGGGCGCCACGGTTCGGCGGAGGGCACCGATTCGCTGCTCGATCGGGTCGTGAGTTCCTACACGCCCAGCATTCGCGCGCTGGCGTACGCCCGCCGTCCCGGCCCGGAAACGACGTCCGCACTGGTCGTCAGCGTGCCGGAGGCGCCGGAAAGCCCGCCGCTCACCGGGGCGGCCGAAGAAGCTGACCTCTTCCGCGAATTCATTCCCACGGCGACGATCCGTCCGGCGGCCGACGCTCCCGTGCGCCGTGAAAACGTGGTCGAGTTGTTGCGCGAGCACGGAATCGTCCATTTCGCTTGCCACGGTTACGCCGACCTGAACAACCCGTCCGCCAGCCGGTTGCTGCTGCCCGACCACACCACCGACCCGTTGACGCTGCACGCCATCACCCGGCTGAAGCTGAATGGCGCCCAGTTGGCGTATCTGTCCGCCTGCAGCACCACCGAGACGAATCAGGAACAAGCGGACGAAGCCACTCACCTGACCGCGGCCTTTCAGCTGGCCGGCTATCGCAACGTCGTCGGCACGCTCTGGCCCATCAACGACCAGGCCGCACTGAAGGCCGCCCGGGCGTTTTACGAAGCGCTGACCTCCGGCGGCACCAAGCCACCCGATCCGGACGCCGCGGCGCCGGCGTTGCACCACGCGGTGCGCACGATGCGCGCCGGGAAACCCGCGCTCCCCAGCCGTTGGGCGGCTTACCTGCACTCGGGCGCCTGA